In Electrophorus electricus isolate fEleEle1 chromosome 6, fEleEle1.pri, whole genome shotgun sequence, a single genomic region encodes these proteins:
- the zgc:56585 gene encoding 15-hydroxyprostaglandin dehydrogenase [NAD(+)], translating into MMILNDKVAVVTGASQGLGRGFAEILLENGAKVALLDLNETLGREVQAHFNEIYGSDRTQFYPCDVASDELFKDAFQKVLHKFGRVDVFCNNAGILNEKDWEKTVSINLSGVVRGTYLAMDHMKKQNGGQGGVIINVASMAGLGPLPGAPIYTATKHGVVGFSRALAETSNIADYGVRINALCPGFVRTALLNSFQTDEKAMLESIMEKAKFLEVEDVAKAFLLLVKDESLNGAVLVVASAGTAFMSFPTELPRTPVTL; encoded by the exons ATGATGATCTTAAACGACAAAGTAGCCGTGGTGACTGGTGCGTCCCAAGGGTTGGGGAGAGGATTTGCAGAGATCCTTTTGGAAAACGGAGCGAAG GTAGCCTTGCTGGACCTAAATGAAACACTGGGTAGAGAGGTGCAGGCCCACTTTAATGAGATTTATGGATCGGACAGGACCCAGTTTTATCCTTGCGATGTCGCCTCAGACGAACTGTTTAAAG ATGCGTTCCAGAAGGTCCTCCACAAATTTGGGCGGGTAGATGTTTTCTGCAACAATGCTGGGATCCTCAATGAAAAGGATTGGGAGAAAACAGTGTCCATAAACTTA AGTGGGGTGGTGAGGGGAACCTATTTGGCTATGGATCACATGAAGAAGCAGAATGGTGGACAGGGAGGAGTCATCATCAATGTTGCATCAATGGCAG GGTTGGGTCCTCTCCCAGGGGCTCCTATCTACACCGCCACAAAGCATGGTGTAGTGGGCTTCAGTCGCGCTCTAGCT GAAACTTCAAACATTGCTGACTATGGGGTGAGGATCAATGCCCTCTGTCCAGGTTTCGTGCGGACAGCTTTACTCAACTCCTTTCAGACAGATGAGAAAGCTATGTTGGAGTCCATCATGGAAAAAGCCAAATTTCTGGA AGTGGAGGACGTGGCTAAGGCGTTCCTACTGCTGGTGAAGGATGAGAGTCTGAATGGAGCTGTGCTCGTAGTGGCCAGTGCTGGCACTGCTTTTATGTCCTTCCCTACAGAGCTGCCGAGAACTCCAGTAACACTGTAG